Within the Fusobacterium sp. FSA-380-WT-3A genome, the region GCTAGAGAAATAGCAAGATATGGTGGGAAAGTAGAATGTTATGTAGATAAAAGAATATCCGATAGAATATTGGAAAGAGGAAAAATCTATGCTCCAAAATAGAAGGGGATATAATGAAAAAAGAAAATTCAATGTATATTTGTAAAGAATGTGGGTATAAAAGTATAAAATGGCTTGGAAAATGTCCGAATTGTGGAGAATGGGGAAGTCTAGAAATTGAAGAAAAGAAAGATATAAATGTAGGAAATAAAAAAATTGTAAAACAGATATTTTCTGAAGAAGAAATAAATAAAAAAATAATTTCTTTTAATGAAATTGAAATAGAAGACAACTTTCGATATAAAACTAGAGTCAAAGAATTTGATAGGATATTAGGCGGAGGTCTTGTTCAAGGAGAAGTTATTTTATTAACTGGAAATCCAGGAATAGGAAAATCTACTTTATTATTACAAATGGCTAACGAGTATACAACATATGGAGAAGTTTTTTATATTTCAGGAGAAGAATCTTTAACTCAAATAAAAAATAGAGGGGAAAGATTAGGAATTAAAAATGATAAATTATTTTTAATTTCTGAAACCAATATTGATAAAATTTATGAGTATGTCGCTATGAAAAAACCAAAAGTAGTTATAGTAGATTCTATTCAGACTTTATTTAGTGAAAATAGTGAATCTACAGCAGGAGCTCCAACTCAAATTCGTGAAGCTACTTTAAAGATAGTAGATGTAGCTAAAAAAAATAATATATGCTTTTTTATAGTTGGACATATAACAAAAGATGGAAAAGTTGCTGGACCTAAAATGTTAGAACATATGGTTGATGCAGTTTTTAATTTTGAGGGAGAAGAGGGGCTTTTTTATAGGATACTTAGAAGTGAAAAGAATAGATTTGGGTCAACAAATGAGATTGCCATTTTTAGCATGGAAGAAGATGGATTGAGAGAAATACAAAATTCATCAGAATATTTTATAAGCGAAAGAAATGAAAAAAATATTGGAAGTATAATAGTTCCTGTTTTAGAAGGAACAAAAGTATTTTTATTAGAAATACAAACTCTTATAATAGAAGGAAGTCCTATAGGAATACCTAAAAGAGTTGTTCAAGGATTTGATAGAAATAGAATACAAATTTTAATGGCCATTGGAGAAAAAAGAATGGGAATAAATTTGGGAAATAAAGATGTTTTTGTTAATATTCCAGGAGGGTTATCAATAAAAGACCCATCAGCTGATTTAGGTGTTTTAATATCATTATTGTCAGTTTATAGAAATGTAGAGATAAGTCAAAAAATAGCAGCTATAGGAGAATTAGGGTTAAGAGGAGAGATAAGAAAAGTTTTTTTTATAGATAAAAGATTAAGAGAGTTAGAAAAATTAGGATTTAAAGGTGTTTATGTTCCAGAAAGCAATAGAAAAGAAATAGAAAAGAAAGAGTATAATTTAAAATTAATTTATCTTAAAAACTTAGATGAGTTTTTAGAAAGGATTTAGTATATGAGTAGAGAAAAAATGTTAGATGTCTTTGAGTTAGTTCAGCCTGGTACAAAACTGAGAGAAGGATTAGATAATATACTAGATGGTAGTAAAGGTGCTTTAATAGTAGTTGGAATGGATAATGAAGTTCAAAAAATAATAGATGGTGGATTTTTTTTAGAATGTGAATATACTCCAGAAAGATTATTTGAATTATCTAAAATGGATGGAGCTATAATCTTAGACGAGAAAGTTTCTAAAATTTTATATGCTAATGTTCATTTACAACCTGATATAGAATATACAACAGATGAAAGTGGAACTAGACATAGAACGGCTCAAAGAGCAGCTAAACAACTAAAAAACAGATTGGTTATAGCTATTTCAGAGAGAAAAAGAGTATTGACTTTATATAAAGGTGAAGAGCGTTATAAACTAAAAAGTTTATTAGAATTGACTAATGAAGCTTCTCAAGCTTTAAATACTGTTGAAAGATATACAAAAGTATTAGAACAAGGACTAGGAAATCTTACTATATTAGAATTAGATGATATGGTAACAGTAGAAGATGTTTGTGAAGTTTTACAAAAGTTTGAAATGTTAAAAAGAATAAAAAAATATGTTTATGAATGTATTCAAGAATTAGGAGACGAAGGAAAATTAATAAATCTTCAATTAGAAGATTTATTAAAAGGAATAGAAGAGGAAGAAGATGAACTTTTAAGTGATTATTATTTAAAAGGTG harbors:
- the radA gene encoding DNA repair protein RadA; the encoded protein is MKKENSMYICKECGYKSIKWLGKCPNCGEWGSLEIEEKKDINVGNKKIVKQIFSEEEINKKIISFNEIEIEDNFRYKTRVKEFDRILGGGLVQGEVILLTGNPGIGKSTLLLQMANEYTTYGEVFYISGEESLTQIKNRGERLGIKNDKLFLISETNIDKIYEYVAMKKPKVVIVDSIQTLFSENSESTAGAPTQIREATLKIVDVAKKNNICFFIVGHITKDGKVAGPKMLEHMVDAVFNFEGEEGLFYRILRSEKNRFGSTNEIAIFSMEEDGLREIQNSSEYFISERNEKNIGSIIVPVLEGTKVFLLEIQTLIIEGSPIGIPKRVVQGFDRNRIQILMAIGEKRMGINLGNKDVFVNIPGGLSIKDPSADLGVLISLLSVYRNVEISQKIAAIGELGLRGEIRKVFFIDKRLRELEKLGFKGVYVPESNRKEIEKKEYNLKLIYLKNLDEFLERI
- the disA gene encoding DNA integrity scanning diadenylate cyclase DisA → MSREKMLDVFELVQPGTKLREGLDNILDGSKGALIVVGMDNEVQKIIDGGFFLECEYTPERLFELSKMDGAIILDEKVSKILYANVHLQPDIEYTTDESGTRHRTAQRAAKQLKNRLVIAISERKRVLTLYKGEERYKLKSLLELTNEASQALNTVERYTKVLEQGLGNLTILELDDMVTVEDVCEVLQKFEMLKRIKKYVYECIQELGDEGKLINLQLEDLLKGIEEEEDELLSDYYLKGDEDEDIERVKEELGEIEDADIFDTTKIAGILGLGKTVSKLDNTITPKGYRIFSKFGKLNDRDIEALVEKFGELPKIQEATIDELVEIKGISKFKANAIKKGIERLKFTVELDK